From Alloacidobacterium dinghuense:
CGCAGCGTTCACAGACTGCGCCCGCCGCTGGAACCGAAGCACCTCCTCGGCAATGATCTTCTCAGCACGCTGCGCTTCCCGCGCCCGGTCATCGAGGTGCGACGCTGCAACCGACTGCAAATCGTCGATGTCGTACAGGAAGACACCGTCCACACGATTGATCTCTGGATCGATGTCACGCGGCACCGCAATATCGATAAGGAACATCGGACGGTTGCGACGCTTCTGCAGAAACTGTTGCCCATGCTCGCGGCGGAAGATATGCTCCTGCGAGCCGGTCGAGGCGATAATGATGTCTGCCTGATCTGCCGTCGCGTACAGGTCTTCAAAGCGAATGGCTTGTCCCTTGAAATTCTGCGCCAGTCGCACGGCCCGCTCGTGCGTGCGGTTGGCAACAAGAATTGAATCCGCGCCCTGCCGCATCAGGTGTCGCGCCGCAAGCTCGCTCATCTTGCCCGCGCCTACCAGCAGAACGCGCTTCCCTTCAAGAGATCCGAAAATCTTCTTGGCAAGATCGACGGCAACGGAGGCAATCGAGACCGACGAACTGCCGATCTGGGTTTCGCTGCGAACTTTCTTCGCAACGGTGAACGTCGACTGCAGCAGTTTCTCCAGGTGTGTTTGCACCGCTCCTACCGAGCGCGCCGCCGTGTATGATTCCTTCACCTGTCCGAGAATCTGCGGCTCACCCACTACCATCGAATCGAGACTGGCCGCCACGCGAAACAGATGCTGCACCGCATCCGTCTCGCGATACTCATAGGTATGCGGGCGCAGCGACGTAGTTTCAATGCCAAGATAGCTTTGCAGAAAACTCAACAGGTCCGGACTGATCGAATCATGACAAGCCAGCATCTCAACGCGATTGCAGGTTGAGAGAATCATCGCCTCGTGCACGCCGGGAAATTCGAGCAGTGCGCGGGTCGCCTCGCTCAGCCGTTCGGGCGAAATAGCCAACTGCTCCCGCAACTCAACAGGAGCCGTCTTGTGGTTCACACCTGTGAGCAAAAGCTTCATTGCGTCGGAAACCTATGCACCGAACTGAATAGATTCGCGGCCAGTACACACAGCATGAGAAGGAAAACCGCGCTTGAGAGATATACAGCTCTCTTGCCGCGCAGCCCAGTGGAACGCCGCACGAACAAAATCACCAGGTACAGCACCCACATGACGAACGAAAGCACAACCTTCGGATCGAGGAAATATGCTGCGCCCATGTGTTCCTGCGCGATCAGCGACCCGATCAGCAGGCCTCCGGTCATGCAGTGAAAGCCAAAGATGAGCGTCGTCTTGGCAATCTGGTCCATGGTGTCGAGCGGCGGCAGCCACTCCAGAAACCCAGGCGACTGCCTGTTCTTAAGCCGCCGCTCCTGCGCCAGATAGAAAAGGCTTGCCAGCAGGCTGAAGATCAGCGCCGCATAAGCCGCCAGCAGAAGCGTTACATGAATTGCAATCCAACCACTTCGCACCTGAGAAGACGAGAATGTATATCGATCCGGACCGATGGCGGGAACCAGAATAATCAGAAAAGCAAGCGGCAGCGCGAACACGCCAAAAGAGATCGTGCGATAACGAAGCCAGATCAGCAGAAACGCGGTGACAATCAACAGCGAAAGCGTGGACTGGACCTGGTGCATGCCAACCGGCATCAACCGATGCGCCGCGGCCAGCATTTCCACGAACGCGACAAAGTGGAAAAACCACCCGCCAATCGTCAACGGAAGGCAAATCCTCTGCCAGCGCGGACGGTCGCCAAAAACCGCAGGCAGCACAGACACGCTGGCCAGCCCATAAAGCACCGCCGCAACCCTTAGCCATAGCAGATACATACAGTCGGAATCTTTACGTAAACCCTAAGTATAACTGCCCAGAGTGGCGCAGGCCGCTATGTTATGGATTCCCGTACCCGCAACTCGATTCACCAATCACCCGTTAGCGCATACCAATCCGCATCCCGATGCGATATGCTGACCTTTTCCCAGTGTCCGAAACTTCTCTCCAATCTGTCGAGACGGCGCAGACGCCGCTCATGCGTCAGTACGCCGCAGCCAAGCAACAACATCCTGATACATTGCTGTTCTTTCGCCTCGGCGATTTCTACGAGCTCTTCTTTGAAGATGCTCACGTCGCCTCGCGCGAACTGCAAATCACCCTCACTGCCCGCGACAAAGAGCGTGCCGTGCCCATGTGCGGCGTGCCCTATCACGCAGCTGAAGCCTACATCTCGCGATTGCTGCGCAAGGGCTATCGCATCGCCATCTGCGAGCAGATGGAGGATCCAAAGCTGACAAAGAAGATCGTTCGGCGTGAGGTCACGCGCGTCCTCACCCCGGGAACAGCGATCGATCCCGCTCTTAGTTCCGAGCAGAATAATTTTCTCGCCGCCGTATCCTTTGGAGAAAACGTTGCGGCCCTCGCTCTGCTTGACCTCTCAACCGGCGACTTCCGTGCCGCAGAGTTTACTGGAGCCCAGGCAGTCGCTCTATGCCTCGACGAGTTACAGAAAGCATCGCCCAGCGAACTGCTCGTTCCCGGCCAGAATCCCCTGCTAACACAGAAAGCAGATCTGCCATTCGCGATCGAACGCATCAAGACAAAGACCCCGATCGAAGACTGGGTGTTCACGAGAGACTACGCTGTGCCTCTGCTTGAGCGTCAATTAGGCACTGCATCGCTCGACGGCTTCGGATTATCGCAGCATCCAACCGCCGCCATAGCTTCCGGAGCCATCCTGCATTATGTGCGAAGCACGCAGCGCGTTGAGCTTGGCCACATCGACAGCATTCGCTTTTACGAACGCGCCGAACATCTCCAACTCGATCAGGTGACCGTCCGTAATCTCGAGCTGCTCGAACCGCTCTTCAGTGAAGCAGGCTCGGCGACAACACTCTTCCACACACTCGATTGCTGCCGGACCCCTATGGGCAAACGCATGCTTCGCGCTTCGATCCTTCGCCCCCTGCTGAACGAACAGACGATCCATGCCCGCTACGAAGCTGTCGAATTCCTGAAGAATGACCTGATCCTGCGCGAAAAAGTCCGACAGATTCTCGAGGGGATTCTCGATCTCGAGCGACTGCTCGCTCGCATCTCCCTCGACAGCGCAGGCCCCCGCGATCTGCTGGCGCTGGCAGCTTCGCTGCAACACTTGCCGCAATTGCAAAACGCCCTGACCGGCATTGACCTCTCGCTTTGGAAGCAGATCACCACCCGGCTCGATACCCTGGAAGACATCTGCGCAAAGATTCACCAGACAATTCAACCGTCGCCGCCTCTCACACTCGCAGAAGGTGGCGTCATCGCGGCAGGCAGAGACGAAGAACTGGACGAACTGCGAACCCTCAGCCAGAGCGGACGCCAGTCCATCGCCAGCATCGAGGAACGCGAACGAGCGCGCACTGGCATTTCGTCGTTAAAGGTCCGCTTCAATTCCGTCTTCGGTTATTACATTGAAATCACAAAGGCGAATCTCGCGAACGTTCCAGGTGACTATGAGCGAAAACAAACGCTGGTAAACGCCGAGCGGTTTACCACTCCCGAGCTGAAAGATTACGAGACAAAGATCCTTACCGCGCAGGAGCGCTCGGTTGAAATCGAAAAGCGAATCTTCGCCGAACTGCGCCGCGAAGTTCTTGACCATGCAAGCCGCATCCGCAAAACCAGCACCGCAGTTGCCGAAGCCGATCTCCTGGCAAATTTCGCGCATCTCGCGGCGCTCCGAAATTATGCGCGGCCGCAGCTTGCGACCGAGATACTCCTCGAACTCGTCAGCGCACGTCATCCTGTCATCGAGTGCCTGATGGAAGAACAGAGCGAGGGCCGATTTATTCCAAACGACCTTTACCTGGATGTCCAGGGTCCCGCCATCTTGCTGCTCACAGGGCCGAACATGGGTGGCAAGTCAACCTATCTGCGGCAGGCTGCTTTGCTGGTCATCATGGCGCAGATGGGCTGCTTCGTTCCCGCTGCCGCAATGCGCTACGGACTTGTCGACCGCATCTATACACGCATTGGGGCCAGCGATAATCTGGCGCGTGGACGCTCTACCTTCATGGTCGAGATGACGGAGACAGCGACCATCCTCAACACCGCGACCGAACGTTCGCTCATTCTGCTCGATGAAATGGGGCGCGGCACCGCGACCTTCGACGGCCTCTCACTCGCATGGGCAACCCTTGAATATCTGCATGCGCACATCGGCGCACGCACGCTTTTCGCGACGCACTACCATGAGCTGACCATCCTTGCCGAGCAACTAGCCCATCTCAAGAACCTCCGTGTAGCTGTCAAAGAGACGCCGCAAGGCATCGTTTTTCTGCATGCCATCGAACTGGGGCCGGCCAGCAAGAGCTATGGCATCGACGTTGCGCGTCTCGCAGGATTGCCCCCTCAAGTGATCCAGCGAGCGCGGCATGTCCTGAAGCAGCACGAGCGATCGGAACGCAACAACGTTGCGGTAGAAACAGCAGCGCCGCTGCAGCTCACCATGTTTACGCCACTCTCGCAACGCATTCTCGATCGATTGCAGGAGACGGACATCAACTCCTTGACACCGTTGCAGGCGCTGAATCTTCTTGAGGAGCTGCAGAGCGAAATCAAATCACCACAGGGTAATGCATGAGCACAACGCTTCGCCGGATGGTTGGACAGCTGACAATTGTGGGCCTCGAAGGACCGGAACTGACGTCCAGCGAGCGTACATGGCTCAAGTTGATTCGACCAAGCGGCATCATTCTCTTCCGCCGAAATATTGACGACGCTGAACAGACCGTCCGGCTTCTGCGTGAAGCCGCCCAGATCACTGGTGCACCAAATTTGCGCTGCGTCGATCTTGAAGGCGGACTCGTCGATCGACTGCGCGATTTAATCGCACCCATGCCATCGCCAGCCGAGGTCTACGCGACGCGCAAACCAGCGCTCTTTAAGAAACACGGCCGTCTTATTGCCCAAGAGGTACGCAGCCTCGGCTTCAACACGGTCTTCGCTCCAGTGCTCGATCTCGCGCTCCCCGCCTCCGCCAGCGTGATGCGCACACGCACTGTATCCGCTGATCCCGCCGAGGTAATCGCATATGGCGCAGCCTTTCTTGATGGACTTGCCGCCGAAGGCATCCTCGGGAGTGGAAAGCATTTCCCCGGCCTCGGCGGCGGCAATCTTGATTCGCACCACGCCATGCCCGTCATTCAACGTTCATGGAAAGAGATGTGGGCCGCAGATATCGCCCCCTTCTACGCTCTCAGCCGCCGCTTGCCCATGATCATGGTGGCCCATGCAGCCTATCCCAACGCATCGAAAAGCATGCTGCCAGCCTCGATTTCCCCATTTTGGATCTCCGATGTGCTTCGAAAGAGACTTCTCTATAGAGGTCTCATCGTATCGGACGATATGGAAATGGGAGGGATACTGACGCAGCGATCCATGGAGGAAGCTGCAGTGGAGGCAATCGCAGCAGGAACAGACGTTATCGAGATTTGCAGAAATCAAGCACTTGTTTTTCAGGCTTATGAAGCATTGCTCTCGGAGGCCGAGCGTTCGCCGTCTTTTCGCCGGCGCGTGCAACAGGCGGCAGGACGAGTCCTCCGCAGCAAGAACAAGTTGCTGGCCGGATCTGTGTCTCGGCCACCGTCGCCCCGCAAGTTGGAGCAACTGCGGCGCCAGGTACAAGAACTGCTGCAGTAGATCTCAGACCGGAAGTTCGCCGCTATCGAGAGAACCGGATTGGTAACGAGTGTTTCGGCCATGTTTGTCACAGTAACGATTGCATTTGTGAACACAAGATTCACTACTGATGAAAAAGTGCTCACTTTGATAGACGGTTATATCGAAAGTAACTTGCATTCTTACTATGATGCATGCATGCTGCACTAAAAGCGGAATGAGGGTAAATGGCCACTATGTATACTGTCATTGACTCATAAGTATCAGATCTCATCTGCGTTGCACTCGCTGTGCGCGTATTTTGCTGTTCGGAAACCCTGATTGGTTCGAGTAGCCCCCAGTCAGGAGCATTCAAAACGCGGGTGAGGCAAATGGCCGCCGCTCGTACTCCCCTGTTGGCAACTACTGCTCCCACTTTCAAATCGAAACAAGCTTCGGCTAACTGTGTCTGTAAACAAATATGGCAACATCAGAGTACATTCGAAAGGCTGAGCAATCTGAAAGGCAACTCAGGCGAGCAGGTTACCAAACGATCAGCCGCCGCCGGGTTGCCGGGCCGGTTCTCGCCTCCAAGCTTCTACGAATGTCCGGCGATGTCATCATCGTTGTTTTGGCCTTTGCTCTGGCTCTTGAAATCAAGCTTCACGTCTTGAACGACACATTCCAAGTCACCCACGCCTCCACGGTCTACCTCTATTTAGGCTTCTTTGCGTGGTTTCTCTGTTGCCTGCTCCTAGTCTCAGAACACTATGATCTTTACA
This genomic window contains:
- a CDS encoding cytochrome C assembly family protein translates to MYLLWLRVAAVLYGLASVSVLPAVFGDRPRWQRICLPLTIGGWFFHFVAFVEMLAAAHRLMPVGMHQVQSTLSLLIVTAFLLIWLRYRTISFGVFALPLAFLIILVPAIGPDRYTFSSSQVRSGWIAIHVTLLLAAYAALIFSLLASLFYLAQERRLKNRQSPGFLEWLPPLDTMDQIAKTTLIFGFHCMTGGLLIGSLIAQEHMGAAYFLDPKVVLSFVMWVLYLVILFVRRSTGLRGKRAVYLSSAVFLLMLCVLAANLFSSVHRFPTQ
- the nagZ gene encoding beta-N-acetylhexosaminidase, encoding MSTTLRRMVGQLTIVGLEGPELTSSERTWLKLIRPSGIILFRRNIDDAEQTVRLLREAAQITGAPNLRCVDLEGGLVDRLRDLIAPMPSPAEVYATRKPALFKKHGRLIAQEVRSLGFNTVFAPVLDLALPASASVMRTRTVSADPAEVIAYGAAFLDGLAAEGILGSGKHFPGLGGGNLDSHHAMPVIQRSWKEMWAADIAPFYALSRRLPMIMVAHAAYPNASKSMLPASISPFWISDVLRKRLLYRGLIVSDDMEMGGILTQRSMEEAAVEAIAAGTDVIEICRNQALVFQAYEALLSEAERSPSFRRRVQQAAGRVLRSKNKLLAGSVSRPPSPRKLEQLRRQVQELLQ
- the hemA gene encoding glutamyl-tRNA reductase: MKLLLTGVNHKTAPVELREQLAISPERLSEATRALLEFPGVHEAMILSTCNRVEMLACHDSISPDLLSFLQSYLGIETTSLRPHTYEYRETDAVQHLFRVAASLDSMVVGEPQILGQVKESYTAARSVGAVQTHLEKLLQSTFTVAKKVRSETQIGSSSVSIASVAVDLAKKIFGSLEGKRVLLVGAGKMSELAARHLMRQGADSILVANRTHERAVRLAQNFKGQAIRFEDLYATADQADIIIASTGSQEHIFRREHGQQFLQKRRNRPMFLIDIAVPRDIDPEINRVDGVFLYDIDDLQSVAASHLDDRAREAQRAEKIIAEEVLRFQRRAQSVNAAPMIVDLQNTAEEMRQAELRRVQARLQSLTPEQQAAVEALTRGLMNKFLHMPMQAIKAAALEADTLMLEVMRSVFHLPSAQEQVNPPSVSKTVPADAREPVAAGKEKERS
- the mutS gene encoding DNA mismatch repair protein MutS, whose translation is MRYADLFPVSETSLQSVETAQTPLMRQYAAAKQQHPDTLLFFRLGDFYELFFEDAHVASRELQITLTARDKERAVPMCGVPYHAAEAYISRLLRKGYRIAICEQMEDPKLTKKIVRREVTRVLTPGTAIDPALSSEQNNFLAAVSFGENVAALALLDLSTGDFRAAEFTGAQAVALCLDELQKASPSELLVPGQNPLLTQKADLPFAIERIKTKTPIEDWVFTRDYAVPLLERQLGTASLDGFGLSQHPTAAIASGAILHYVRSTQRVELGHIDSIRFYERAEHLQLDQVTVRNLELLEPLFSEAGSATTLFHTLDCCRTPMGKRMLRASILRPLLNEQTIHARYEAVEFLKNDLILREKVRQILEGILDLERLLARISLDSAGPRDLLALAASLQHLPQLQNALTGIDLSLWKQITTRLDTLEDICAKIHQTIQPSPPLTLAEGGVIAAGRDEELDELRTLSQSGRQSIASIEERERARTGISSLKVRFNSVFGYYIEITKANLANVPGDYERKQTLVNAERFTTPELKDYETKILTAQERSVEIEKRIFAELRREVLDHASRIRKTSTAVAEADLLANFAHLAALRNYARPQLATEILLELVSARHPVIECLMEEQSEGRFIPNDLYLDVQGPAILLLTGPNMGGKSTYLRQAALLVIMAQMGCFVPAAAMRYGLVDRIYTRIGASDNLARGRSTFMVEMTETATILNTATERSLILLDEMGRGTATFDGLSLAWATLEYLHAHIGARTLFATHYHELTILAEQLAHLKNLRVAVKETPQGIVFLHAIELGPASKSYGIDVARLAGLPPQVIQRARHVLKQHERSERNNVAVETAAPLQLTMFTPLSQRILDRLQETDINSLTPLQALNLLEELQSEIKSPQGNA